From Micromonospora echinospora:
AACCAGGCGGCCCGGTACGCCGGCCACCTGATCGCCATGCGCGACGGCGCGGTGGTCGCCGCCGGCCCGCCGCGCGACATCCTCACCGCGGACCTGGTCCGCGACGTGTTCGGCCTGGACTGCGTGGTCGTGCCCTGCCCGGTCAGCGGCGCGCCGCTGGTGGTGCCCGCACTCACCCAGAGCACCCGCGCCGAAAGAGCAGCCACCCGGAACGCCGCCGCCCAGCCCGCCGCCACCCAGACCTCGGCCGTTCCGGCCGCCACGCCGGCCACTTCCGGCATCCCCGTCGGCGACGCCTGAGCGCGCCGACCCGCACCACCGAAAGGAACACCATGCGTCGTCTCGCCGTCGCACTCACCGCCGCGCTCGCCCTCGGCGTCGGTCTCACCGCATGCGGGGAGAGCGATCCCGTCGGCGGCGCCGGCACCGGGGAGACCCGGGAGATCACCCACGCCATGGGCACCACGAAGGTGCCCGCCGAGCCGAAGCGCGTGGTCGTGCTCGACACCGACAAGATCGACACCGCGTTGTCGCTCGGCGTCACCCCGGTCGGCGCCGCCACCGCCGGTGAGGCGAAGAGCTGGCCCACCTACTTCGGCGCGGAGAAGCTCGCCGGCATCACCGAGGTCGGCGTGCTCACCGAGCCGGACCTGGAGGCGATCAACGCGCTCAACCCGGACCTGATCCTGGGCAGCAAGTTCCGGCAGGAGAAGTTCTACGACGAGCTGTCCAAGATCGCGCCGACCGTCTTCACGGAGAAGGTCGGCATCACCTGGAAGCAGAACTTCCTCCTCGACGGCGCGGCGCTGGGCAAGGAGCAGCAGGCCAAGGACCTGCTGGCCGAGTACGAGAAGCGGGCGAAGGACTTCGGCGCGAAGCTCGGCGACGCCGCGTCCCGCAAGGTCTCCATCGTGCGCTTCATGCCGACCGAGATCCGCCTGTACGGGCCGGACTCGTTCTCCGGCATCGTCGTCGGTGACACCGGCCTGGGCCGCCCCGAGCGGCAGCTGCTCGCCGGCAAGGAGGACAAGCGGATGGACCGGGTCAGCCCGGAGCGCATCGCCGAGGCCGACGGCGACGTGGTGTTCGTGACCGCGTACGGCGAGAAGGCCGCCGCCGAGCAGGCCAAGGTCACCGGCGGCACGCTGTGGAAGGGCCTGTCGGCGGTCAAGGCGGGCAAGGCGCACGTGGTCTCCGACGAGATCTGGATGACCGGCATCGGCGTCGGCGCCGCCAACAAGATCCTGGACGACCTGGAGAAGTACCTGGCCGCCTGAGCCCCGGCACACCCGCGCCCGTCCAGCCGCACGAGGCTGGACGGGCGCGCGTGTTTCAGGCGGCCAGCTGCCAGAGCAGGAACGCGTTGAGCGCCACCACGAACGCGGTGATCGCCACCGCCGCCGCGGTGGTGGCCCGGCGGTTGACAAGGCTGCCCATCAGGTCCCGGCGGCGGGTGAACATCACCACCGGGATCAGCGCGAACGGGATGCCGAAGCTCAGCACCACCTGGGACAGCACCAGCGCCCGGGTCGGGTCGACGCCGATCGCGAGCACGGCCAGCGCGGGCAGCAGCGTGATCATCCGGCGGATCAGCAGCGGAATCCGGCGGCGCAGGAAGCCCTGCATGATGACCTCGCCGGCGTACGTGCCGACGCTGGTGGAGGCGAGGCCGGACAGGAGCAGCGCGACCGCGAAGCCGACTGCCGCTGCCGTGCCGAGCGTGGTGGCGAGCCCGGCGTGCACACCTTCGAGGGTGTCGGTGCCGGGGATCGACGTGCCGTGGAAGCTGCTCGCCGCCACCAGCAGCATGGCCAGGTTGACCGCCCCGGCGACGCCGAGCGCGATCAGCACGTCGACCCGCAGCCCTTTGGCGACCACCCGCCGCTGCGCCTCGCCCTCGGTGGGCAGGCGGTTCGGGGTCAGCGCCGAGTGCACGTAGATGACGTGCGGCATCACCGTCGCGCCCAGGATGCCGGCGGCGAGCAGCATGCTGTCGGTGCCCTGCATCCGGGGCAGCAGCCCGGCCGCGGCGTCGGACACGTCCGGCTGCGCGGTGACCAGGTTGACCGCGAACGCCAGCACGATCACGCCGAGCAGCACCGCGATGGCGATCTCGAACGGCCGGAAGCCTCTGGAGCGCAGCGCCAGGATGGCGAACGAGGCGGTGCCGACGATCAGGCCGCCGGGTAGCAGCGGGACGCCGAACAGCAGGTACAGGGCGACCGCCCCGCCGATCACCTCCGCCAGGTCGGTGGCCATGGCGACCAGCTCGGCCTGCGCCCACATGAAGCGGTTGAGCGGCCGGGGCAGGTGCTCCCGGCACAGCTCGGGCAGGCTGCGCCCGGTGGCCAGGCCGAGCTTGGCGGTGAGCGTCTGCACCAGCATGGCGGCCAGGTTCGCCGCCACCACCACCCAGACCAGCAGGTACCCGTACCGGGCGCCGGCGGTGGAGTTGGTGGCGAAGTTGCCGGGGTCGACGTAGGCCACCGCGGCCACGAACGCCGGTCCGAGCAGGATGAGGCGGCCGCGTACCGGGCGCGGGGCGCGGGCGGTTCGCAGCGGGGGTACGACGGGCGAGTCGTTTGTTACCACTGTTGCTCCTCGACGACGAACGACGGAAGACGGACGACGGAAGACGGGACGACGAACGGCGGGGGCGGCAGGGGTGACGGGCGCGGGCGGGGTCAGGCGGGCTCGTGCCGGGCGGGCGCCCGGTGGGCGGCCGGCGCCGGGTCGCGCTCCAGCGCGTCCGCGAACGGGACCAGCACGGTGAGGGCGGCCAGCGCGAGGATCGCGGGCAGGGCCAGGCCGGCGCCCACCGAGACGAGCGTGAGCAGGGCGAGGACGGCCGTCCTGGCGCGGTTGGACGTGGACATGACGACTCCCGGACGGGTGCGGCACGCAGGACGGGGGTGTCGCGCCGGGCTGCCGCGCGGACGGCCCGGCGCGGGCGGAATCAGGTGAGCTTGCTCTTGACGGTGTTGGCGACCTTGCCGGCCATCCCCGGGTTGGTGCCGTACAGGCGCGGGTCACCGGGGGCGAGCACCGGCTCGGGGGCATGCGCCCGCGGGCTGCTGTCGTAGCGGAACTCGCCCTTGCCGTCCGGCGTCGGACCGGACGCCCACCGGCCCTCGGCCGCGTCCCGGCCGGTGGAGAAGTCCAGGTAGGTGTAGCTGAACTCCTCGGTGAACTCGGGCGAGTCGGGGAAGGCCTCCGGCACCGGCATCTCCTCCAGGCCGTCTTCCTTGAGCTGCTCGATGGCCGCCATCCACATGTTCTGGTGCATGGTGTCGCGGGCCAGCAGGAACCGCAGCATCTGCTTGACGCCGGGGTCGTCGGTCATGTTGAACAGGCGGGCCACCTGGAGCCGGCCCTGGGCCTCCGCGGTGACGTTGAGCAGGAAATCCGCCATCAGGTTGCCGCTGGCGGTGATGAAGTTGCCGTTCCACGGCACGCCGGCGCTGTCGACCGCCAGGGCCCCGCCGCCGCCGTGGATGAAGTGCGCCGGGTTGGATCCGCCGTAGATGGCGCCGACCATCGGGTTCTCCTCGGCCGCCTCGTCCAGCGACAGTGGCGCGTTCTCCAGCAGCCGGGTGATCATCGTGGCGATCATCTCGACGTGCCCCATCTCCTCGGTGCCGACGTCGAGCAGCAGGTCCTTGTACTTGCCGGGCAGCCGGCAGTTCCAGCCCTGGAACAGGTACTGGTTGGCGACGGTCATCTCACCCCACTTGCCACCGAGGACCTCCTGGAGGCGGCGGGCGAACGCGGCGTCCGGCCCGTCCGGCTTGGCCTCGAACTGCAGGTCCTTCATGTGCGTGAACATCGCGTCTCCTCCGGTTCACCGGTGCTGTCCGCTCCCGGGTGCCCGCTCCGGCGGCCCGCCGGGGCCGATCCGTGTCCCGGACGGGTCAGCCCGCACCGGGACCGGCAGCCGGACGTCCACCGCGAGGCCGCCGGTACGCGGGCGGCGGGCGCGCAGCGTTCCGCCGTAGGTGTCGACCAGGCGTCGCACGATCCACAGCCCGAGGCCGTGCCCGGTGGCCGACGGAGCCGGCCGGGCCAGGGCCGTGCGCAGCGCGGGACACGGCCCGCCCTGGTCGCGGACCGACATCGTCAGCGTGGCTTCGCGGATCGTGGCGCGGACGACGATCTCGCCGCCGGCCGGGCCGTGGCGCAGCGCGTTGCCCACCAGGTTGGCGAGGATCCGCCGGACGTGCTGCTCCGGTACGGGCAGGCCGGCGGCGGCCCGGTCGAGCCGCGTGCGGAGCCGGGAACCGGCACCGGCCGTCACCGCGCGGACCACGGCGGCCAGGGGGGCGTGGCGGGGCGGTTCCGGCTCGTCGCGAGCGCCCGGCACGCCGAGGTCGTCCAGCAACGACCCCAGGTGTACGGCGTGCTCGTAGGCCAGCGCGGCGATGGCCCGGCGGTCCGGCGTGGTCAGGGCCGGCTGCTCGGCGAGGGCCCGGGTGAGGGCCGCCAGCGCCTGTACCGGGGTCCGCAGCTCGTGGCAGAGCACCCGGATCGACAGCGACTCGTCCCGGTCGTCCGGGCGTCCCCACGGGGACATGGAGGCCACAGCCATGCCGGGTTGTTCCCGACGCTTACTCACATATGCCACTAACCTGAGCCAGGAGGAGGAAAGCAGTCATGGGGGACGGCACCGTCCGGCTCGCGGTGGTGGACGACCACGCGCTGTTCGTGCGAGGGCTGGAACTGCTGCTGTCCGCCACCGCCGACGGCCGGACCCGGGTCGTCGGCTCGACCACCGACGCCGCCGCAGCCGCCGCGCTCGTGGCCCGGTGCGCACCGGATCTCGTGCTGGTGGACCTGCACATGCCGCCGCCGGGCGGCCTGCGGGCGATCGCCGCCATCCGCCGCACCAGCCCACGCGTGCGCGTCCTCGCGATGTCCGGCTCGGACGACCCGGCGCCGGCGGTGGAGGCACTGCGCTGCGGCGCCGAGGGCTACCTGCCCAAGACCAGCGAGCCGGAGGACCTGCTACCCCCGCTGCTGGCCGTGCTGGACGGCTGGGCGGTGATGCCGGGCGCGCTGCTGCGGCGGCTCGTCGGGCCCGTCCGGTCGCCCGGACTCAACCTCGACGACGAGGAACGCCGGCTGCTGCGGGCGATCGCGACCGGCGAGGGCGCGGTGACGATCGCCGAGCGGATGCACACCTCCGAGCGGACGGTGAAGCGGATGACCGCCGCCCTGCTGCGCAAGCTGCGGGTGACCAACCGGGTGGAGGCCGCCGCGCTGGCCGGGCGGGCCGGACTGCTGGACGAGCGCCCGGAACGCTGAGCGGGCGTGCCGCCACCGCCACGGCGAACGGCCGCCCTGGTGAGGGCGGCCGTTCGGATCGGTCGGTCAGGCGGCGGTGGACCAGATGGCGCGGAACGCGGCGGCCTCACCGGCCAGCCACTGCTCGATCTGCTCGGGCTTGACGTCGGCGGGCATCCGGTGCGCCTCGCCGCGCCGTACGTCTACCAGGACCGGCTCGGCGTGCGGCAGCACCGCGTCCATGTGCCGGGCCATCAGGTGCAGCGTGGCGAGCGTGGCCTCCTCGCTCGGCGGCGTCTCGTCGAAGTGCAACCGGATCGCCTCGGCCCGGCCGTCGGCGTACCGGACGCCGAACTGTGGGTTGATCTTCACGGGCAGGTCACCCAGCATCGCCAGGGCGTCGCGGGTCTGCGCCAGGTCGACCCCGGCCGGCTCGCCCAGCGAGTGCAGCCAGCGGGTCGCGCCCGGCACGAGCGCCTCGTAGAGCGGCCGCCAGCGCGGCTTGACCAGGTCGGCGACCTGCGCGAGGTGGGTGCCGCCGGTGTGGAACGCGACGTCGGCCTTGAGCGCCTTGACGAACTGGCCGTGCGGGTTGAAGCCGTGCCGGCTGGCCCGCTGCCGGCGCAGCCCGCCGACGAAGGTGGCCTTGGTGGGCCCGGTGCGGTCGACGTACCGGGTGAAGCCGAGGAGGGTGGCGTAGGGGGTGACAGGGGCGGCGGAGGTGGGCGCGGTCACTGGCGTCCTCCCAGGTCAACGACTGGATTAGTACATACATTCTAATCGACGGGTCTGACATCGCCCAGGGCTTCGGCGGACGTTCTCGGCCTGCCCACCGGTGGTCGGCCGGGCCCGGTCGGCGCAGGACTCCGGCATCGACGCCGGCCGCCCCCTATACTCGCCGCATGGCGGCGTCACCTGCTGTCGTCGCAGACCTCGGCGACGAGCTGAGAGGGCTGGGCTGGGTCAGCGACCTGATGGTGGCGGGTTCACTTGCCACCGGCGACTACGTGCCGGGCGTCAGCGACCTCGACCTGGTCGCGCTCGTCGACGGACCGGTCGACGCCGGCCGGCGGGACGCACTCGTCGCGATTCATCGTCGCCTCGACGGCGGCAGCGGCGAGGGACTCAAGCTCGGCTGCGTGTACGTCGAGGGCGCCACCGTTCCCGACCTCGGCCTGCGGCATCCGACCTGGACCCACGGCCGGCTCGTCCACCGCGTCCTCTCCCGGGTCACCAGAGCGGAGCTGGCCCGGCACGGATACGCGGTCCTCGGGCGCTCGCCGGGTGACGTCTTCCCCGAGGTCTCCGCCGACGACATACGAGCGGCGGCCCGCGCCGAACTGACCGGCTACTGGGCCTGGGCCGCCCGACGTCCATGGCTGTGGCTGGACCCCACCGTCGCCGAGCTCGGTCTCACCTCGATGGCACGGGGCCGGCACGCGCTCCGCGAGGGCGCGCTGCTCACCAAGACGCAGGCGATCAGCCAGGCGCACGCCCCCGCCTGGCTGATCGACCGGCTCGCTGCCAGACGGCGGGGCGAGGACGTCTCCCCGCCCCGGATACGGACGGCCTTCGTCGCCTGGCGCGACGCCCGCCGAACGGTCGCCCACGCACGGCGCGTCCGCTGAGCGGCGGGCCGCCTCAGCGCGCCGCCGCTACAACTGGCCGACGTCGGTGATCCGGACCGCCGCCGCGCCGATCTCGTCCGAGGCGGCGAGGTCGATCTCGGCGCTGATGCCCCAGTCGTGGTCGCCGTCCGGGTCGTCCAGGATCTGCCGTACGGTCCACTTCTCGCGGCCCTGCTCGATCATCAGCAGCGCAGGCCCGCGCGCGTCCGGACCCACCCCGATCGAGTCGTACGCCTCGAAGTACGGGCCCAGCGCGTCGGCCCAGGCGTCGGCGTTCCAGCCGTCGCCGGCATCCAGCTCGCCGAGCAGGTCCCAGCGCCGCAGCGCGGCCAGCTCGACGCGGCGGAACATCGCGTTGCGCACCAGCACCCGGAACGCCCGCGCGTTGCGGGTGACAGCCGGCGGGCGGTCGTCCAGCGAGGCGGCCACCTCGGCCACGTCCGACGGGTTGCGCAGCCGCTCCCACTCGTCGATCAGGCTGGAGTCGACCTGGCGGACCAGCTCGCCCAGCCACTCGATGAGATCGACCAGCTCCTCGGTCTTCGCGTCCTCGGGGACGGTCTGGCGCAGCGTCTTGTACGCGTCGGCGAGGTAGCGCAGCACCAGCCCTTCGGACCGGGACAGCCCGTAGAACTGGACGTACTCGGGAAACGTCATCGCCCGCTCGTACATGTCGCGGACCACGGACTTGGGGGAGAGCTGGTGGTCGGCGACCCACGGGTGGCCCTGCCGGTACATCTCGTACGCGGACTCCAGCAGCTCGGCGAGCGGCTTGGGCCAGGTCACCTCGTCGAGGAGTTCCATGCGAGCCTCGTACTCGATGCCCTCGGCCTTCATCGCGGCGACCGCCTCACCGCGCGCCTTGAACTGCTGCGCGGAGAGCACCTGGCGCGGGTCGTCCAGGATCGACTCGATGACGCTGAGCACGTCGAGCGCGTACGACGGGGACTCCCGGTCGAGCAGCTCGACGGTGGCCAGCGCCAGCGGCGACAGCGGCTGGTTGAGCGCGAAGTCGAGCTGGAGGTCGACGGTGAGGCGTACCCGGCGGCCGGTCTCGTCCGGCTCGGGCAGTTCCTCGACCACGCCGCCGGCCCGCAGTGCCCGGTAGATGGCGATGGCCCGGCGGATGTGCCGGCGCTGCGCGGCCGGGTCCTCGTGGTTGTCGGTGAGCAGGTGCCGCATCGAGGCGAACGCGTCGCCGGGACGGCCGATCACGTTGAGCAGCATCGAGTGGCTGACCTGGAAGCTGGACGTGAGCGGCTCCGGCTCGGCCTCGACCAGGCGCTGGAACGTCGGCTCACCCCAGCCGATCGAGCCCTCCGGCGGCTTCTTCTTCACCACCTTGCGGCGCTTCTTCGGGTCGTCACCGGCCTTCGCGAGCGCCTTCTCGTTCTCGATCACGTGCTCGGGCGCCTGCACCACGACCCGGCCCAGCGTGTCGAACCCGGCGCGCCCGGCCCGCCCGGCGATCTGGTGGAACTCGCGGGCCTTGAGCAGCCGGGTACGGGTGCCGTCGTACTTGCTCAGGCCGGTGAACAGCACGGTACGGATCGGCACGTTGATGCCGACGCCGAGCGTGTCGGTACCGCAGATGACCTTGAGCAGCCCGGCCTGGGCGAGCGTCTCGACCAGGCGGCGGTACTTCGGGAGCATGCCCGCGTGGTGCACGCCGATGCCGTGCCGGACCAGCCGGGACAGCGTCTTGCCGAAGCCCGAGGTGAACCGGAAGTTCCCGATCGCCTGGGCGATCATGTCCTTCTCGGCACGGGTGCAGACGTTCACGCTCATCAGCGCCTGGGCGCGTTCCAGCGCCGCGGCCTGGGTGAAGTGCACGACGTACACCGGGGCCTGCTTGGTCTCCAGCAGCTCCTCCAGGGTCTCGTGCATCGGCGTGGTCGCGTACGAGAAGAGGAGCGGGACCGGCCGCTCGGCCGAGCGGACGACGGCGGTCGGCCGCCCGGTGCGCCGGGCCAGGTCGTCGACGAAGCGGGTGGTGTCGCCGAGCGTGGCCGACATCAGCACGAACTGGGCCTGCGGCAGCTCGATCAGCGGCACCTGCCAGGCCCAGCCCCGGTCCGGCTCGGCGTAGAAGTGGAACTCGTCCATGACCACCTGGCCGACGTCGGCGCGGGTGCCCTCGCGCAGCGCCAGGTTGGCCAGGATCTCCGCCGTGCAGCAGATGATCGGCGCGTCCGCGTTGACGCTGGCGTCGCCGGTGAGCATGCCGACGTTCTCGGCGCCGAAGACCTCGCAGAGCGCGAAGAACTTCTCCGAGACCAGCGCCTTGATCGGCGCCGTGTAGAAGGTGGTGCGGTCGTCGGCGAGCGCCGCGAAGTGCGCCGCGATCGCCACCAGGCTCTTGCCCGAGCCGGTGGGCGTATTCATGATCACGTTCGCGCCGGAGACGATCTCGATGACCGCCTCCTCCTGATGGGGATAGAGGCTCAGGCCGCGCTCGGACGCCCAGGAGGCGAACGCGTCGTAGAGGGTGTCGGGGTCGGCGGTCTTCGGCAGCGCGGCGGTGAGAGTCATGGCGGCTCCCATCGTGCCTGGATCACACCGCGCCGCGCCAACCGGGTTCAGCGCACCGGGTTCAGCGCCGCCGGTGGATCAGGTCGAAGACCTCCCGGCCGGCGGTCAGCGCGCGGCGTTCGAACTTCGTCACCGGCCGGTGCTCGGGCCGGGGCGCGTAGCCGCCGTGCACGTCGACCAGCTCCGGGTCGGCGGTGAGCGTCTCGCGCATCGCCTCGGCGTACTCGGCCCAGTCGGTCGCGCAGTGCAACATGCCGCCGGGCGCCAGCCGGGAGCGCAGCAGCGCCACGTGCGCCGGCTGGATGATCCGCCGCTTGTGGTGGCGGGTCTTCGGCCACGGGTCGGGGAAGTAGACGTGCACCGCGTCCAGGCAGCCCTCCGGCATGGCCCGGACCAGGTCCAGCGCGTCCCCCTCGGCCACCCGCACGTTGTCCAGACCGTGCCGTTCGACCAGGTCGAGCAGGTTGGCGATTCCCGGCGTATGGACCTCGACCGCCAGATAGTGTCGGTCCCGGTCGGCCGCCGCCATGGCGGCGGTGGCGTCGCCCATGCCGGAGCCGATCTCCAGCACCAGCGGCGCCCGCCGTCCGAACAGCGCCGCCGGATCGCACGGCCCGTCGAGGGAGGCGATCCTGAGGCCGTACGCGGGCCAGAGCCGCTCAAGCGCGTCGCGCTGCCGGTCGCTCATCCGCCCGCGACGCGGATGGAAGGTGCGGATGCGGGCGGCAGGGAGGTCGGTGAGGGTCACAACGACCCGAGCCTACGCCACCCGGATCGGATGTGATGTGCGGCCGGGGGTGAGAGGATTCATCCCGTACGCCGGGAGGGGTCATGGGGTCGTTCAGGGTACGTGAGGCGCTGCTGGTCGCGGTCGCCGCGTGCGCCGCCCCGCTGGTCGGCGCGCTGCCCGCCCAGGCCGCGCCGCGCGCCGCCGAGCCGGTGCCGGACCAGCCCTCGGCCGACGTGATCTTCGTGGAGGTCACCCCGGGCACCGTGTCGCCCGGCTACCTGGTCGGCATCCGGGCGAGCTGCCGGAACAACACGGTGCCGGCGATCGTCGCCTCGGACGCGTTCGGCAGGATCCAGGTGCAGCCGCAGCGCGGCCTGCTCACCGCCTCGCCGATGGTGCACGAGCGCACCCGGCCCGGCAACTACCGGGTCAAGCTGGAGTGCCCCGGCGGGGAGACCGCCTCCACCATGCTCCAGGTGGTCAAGCAGGGGCAGCCCACCCGGCAGCCGACCCACAGGCCCAGTCACCTGCCCAGCCGTGGCCCGGCGACCGGGTTCGGCGGTACCGCCGGGCCCGGCCTCGGTGGCCTGCTGGTGCCGGTCGGACTGGCGGTGACCATGGTCGGCGCCGGGCTCGGTGTGGCCGCGTCCCGCCGCCACGCCCGCGGCGCCGCCGGACGCTGAGGCCCGCCATGGCCGAGCACTTCCTCCCGCCGCCCGCCGGGTCCCGGCGCTTCGGCCGGCCGTTCCTGGCCCTGCCGCCTCCGGCCGCGCCGCCCACCGCCGCGGCCCGCCCGTCCCGGACCGGTCCTCCCGCCGCGCCGCCCACCGCCGCGGCCCGCCCGTCCCGGACCGGTCCTCCCGCCGCGCCGTCCACCGATGCGGCCCGGCCGTCCCGGACCGGTCCTCCCGCCGCGCCGCCCACCGCCGCGGCCCGCCCGTCCCGGACCGGTCCTCCCGCCGCACCGTCCACCGATGCGGCCCGGCCGTCCGGGGCTGATCCGGCCGCCGCTCCCCGCGCCGGCTCGCGCTCGGGGGAGGTGCCTGCCGCCGGGACCGGTTCGTCCGTCGTGCCGGTCTCCGGGTCGCGGCCGTGGCTGCCTCCGCCCGCCGCGTCGCGACCGTGGGATCCGCCGTCGGCCGATGCGCGGGCCCTGCGCCCGCGGCCCGCCGGGCCGCCGCCGGTCGAGCCGCCACCGGCGTCGTCGGGCGGGCGGGGCCGGGGCTCGTGGACGAAGCCGCTGGCCGTGGTGCTGGTGCTGATCGGTGTGTTCGCCACCGGGGCCGGGCTGGGGCGCACGGCGGGGCCGTTCGACTTCGCCGACGCGTCGACCGAGTCGAGCGGATCGGGCGGCTCGGGCGCGGCGGCGGCCCCGGCCAGTGCCGCCCCGGCCCGGAAACCGGCGAGCCGGCCGGTGCGCCTGTCGGTGCCGGCCATCAAGGTCACCGCGCCGGTCACCCCGGTGGGGCAGGCGAAGGACGGCTCGGTGGACGTGCCGCCGCTGACCGAGCACAACCAGACCGGCTGGTACGACAGGGGAGCGGTGCCCGGCGACCCCGGCCGGGCGATCATCGTGGGCCACGTCGACACCAAGAGCGGGCCGGCCGTCTTCTACCGGTTGCGTTCGCTGAAGCCGGGCGCCCGGATCACGGTGACCCGGGCGGACCGCAGCGTGGTCACGTTCAAGGTGGACAGCGTCGAGTACTTCGACAAGGCGAACCTGCCCGCGGCCCGGGTCTACGGCGATTCCGGCCCGGCCGAACTGCGCCTGATCACCTGCGGCGGCGAGTGGGTCGGCGGCCGCACCGGCTACCAGGACAACGTGATCGTCTTCGCGTCCCTGGCATCCTGACGGGCAACGGGGAAGCGGGTCAGGGTTTGGCGGGGACCTGCTGGACGACCTCGAACTCCAGCAGGTTCGCGCCGGTGGCGACCGGCTTGCGCGGCTCGCCGCCCTCGGCGTGCGCGGCCCGGGACGGGCCCTGCGCCCACGCCTGGTACGCCTCCTCGCTCTCCCAGCGGGTGTAGACGAAGTAGCGGCTCTCCCCGGCGACCGGACGCAGCAACTCGAAGCCGAGGAAACCGGGGGAGTTCTCCACCGCGCCGGCCCGGGCCGCGAACCGCTTCTCCAGCTCCTCGCCGGCGCCGGGCGGGACGTCGATCGCGTTGATCTTCACGACTGCCATGTGTCCACCCTAGCGAGCGCCGTCGCGCGGCAGCGGGCGGTCAGAACGTCTCGACGGCCGGCGCCAGGTCGGCGTCCACCACGACCGGGGCGTGGTCGGACGGGCCCTTGCCCTTGCGGGCCTCCCGGTCCACGTACGCGGAGCGGACCGCGCGGGCGAACGGCGCGCTCGCGTACACCAGGTCGATCCGCATGCCCTT
This genomic window contains:
- a CDS encoding ABC transporter substrate-binding protein, with protein sequence MRRLAVALTAALALGVGLTACGESDPVGGAGTGETREITHAMGTTKVPAEPKRVVVLDTDKIDTALSLGVTPVGAATAGEAKSWPTYFGAEKLAGITEVGVLTEPDLEAINALNPDLILGSKFRQEKFYDELSKIAPTVFTEKVGITWKQNFLLDGAALGKEQQAKDLLAEYEKRAKDFGAKLGDAASRKVSIVRFMPTEIRLYGPDSFSGIVVGDTGLGRPERQLLAGKEDKRMDRVSPERIAEADGDVVFVTAYGEKAAAEQAKVTGGTLWKGLSAVKAGKAHVVSDEIWMTGIGVGAANKILDDLEKYLAA
- a CDS encoding Nramp family divalent metal transporter; its protein translation is MVTNDSPVVPPLRTARAPRPVRGRLILLGPAFVAAVAYVDPGNFATNSTAGARYGYLLVWVVVAANLAAMLVQTLTAKLGLATGRSLPELCREHLPRPLNRFMWAQAELVAMATDLAEVIGGAVALYLLFGVPLLPGGLIVGTASFAILALRSRGFRPFEIAIAVLLGVIVLAFAVNLVTAQPDVSDAAAGLLPRMQGTDSMLLAAGILGATVMPHVIYVHSALTPNRLPTEGEAQRRVVAKGLRVDVLIALGVAGAVNLAMLLVAASSFHGTSIPGTDTLEGVHAGLATTLGTAAAVGFAVALLLSGLASTSVGTYAGEVIMQGFLRRRIPLLIRRMITLLPALAVLAIGVDPTRALVLSQVVLSFGIPFALIPVVMFTRRRDLMGSLVNRRATTAAAVAITAFVVALNAFLLWQLAA
- a CDS encoding manganese catalase family protein, with product MFTHMKDLQFEAKPDGPDAAFARRLQEVLGGKWGEMTVANQYLFQGWNCRLPGKYKDLLLDVGTEEMGHVEMIATMITRLLENAPLSLDEAAEENPMVGAIYGGSNPAHFIHGGGGALAVDSAGVPWNGNFITASGNLMADFLLNVTAEAQGRLQVARLFNMTDDPGVKQMLRFLLARDTMHQNMWMAAIEQLKEDGLEEMPVPEAFPDSPEFTEEFSYTYLDFSTGRDAAEGRWASGPTPDGKGEFRYDSSPRAHAPEPVLAPGDPRLYGTNPGMAGKVANTVKSKLT
- a CDS encoding sensor histidine kinase, coding for MAVASMSPWGRPDDRDESLSIRVLCHELRTPVQALAALTRALAEQPALTTPDRRAIAALAYEHAVHLGSLLDDLGVPGARDEPEPPRHAPLAAVVRAVTAGAGSRLRTRLDRAAAGLPVPEQHVRRILANLVGNALRHGPAGGEIVVRATIREATLTMSVRDQGGPCPALRTALARPAPSATGHGLGLWIVRRLVDTYGGTLRARRPRTGGLAVDVRLPVPVRADPSGTRIGPGGPPERAPGSGQHR
- a CDS encoding response regulator translates to MGDGTVRLAVVDDHALFVRGLELLLSATADGRTRVVGSTTDAAAAAALVARCAPDLVLVDLHMPPPGGLRAIAAIRRTSPRVRVLAMSGSDDPAPAVEALRCGAEGYLPKTSEPEDLLPPLLAVLDGWAVMPGALLRRLVGPVRSPGLNLDDEERRLLRAIATGEGAVTIAERMHTSERTVKRMTAALLRKLRVTNRVEAAALAGRAGLLDERPER
- a CDS encoding nucleotidyltransferase domain-containing protein — its product is MAASPAVVADLGDELRGLGWVSDLMVAGSLATGDYVPGVSDLDLVALVDGPVDAGRRDALVAIHRRLDGGSGEGLKLGCVYVEGATVPDLGLRHPTWTHGRLVHRVLSRVTRAELARHGYAVLGRSPGDVFPEVSADDIRAAARAELTGYWAWAARRPWLWLDPTVAELGLTSMARGRHALREGALLTKTQAISQAHAPAWLIDRLAARRRGEDVSPPRIRTAFVAWRDARRTVAHARRVR
- a CDS encoding DEAD/DEAH box helicase produces the protein MTLTAALPKTADPDTLYDAFASWASERGLSLYPHQEEAVIEIVSGANVIMNTPTGSGKSLVAIAAHFAALADDRTTFYTAPIKALVSEKFFALCEVFGAENVGMLTGDASVNADAPIICCTAEILANLALREGTRADVGQVVMDEFHFYAEPDRGWAWQVPLIELPQAQFVLMSATLGDTTRFVDDLARRTGRPTAVVRSAERPVPLLFSYATTPMHETLEELLETKQAPVYVVHFTQAAALERAQALMSVNVCTRAEKDMIAQAIGNFRFTSGFGKTLSRLVRHGIGVHHAGMLPKYRRLVETLAQAGLLKVICGTDTLGVGINVPIRTVLFTGLSKYDGTRTRLLKAREFHQIAGRAGRAGFDTLGRVVVQAPEHVIENEKALAKAGDDPKKRRKVVKKKPPEGSIGWGEPTFQRLVEAEPEPLTSSFQVSHSMLLNVIGRPGDAFASMRHLLTDNHEDPAAQRRHIRRAIAIYRALRAGGVVEELPEPDETGRRVRLTVDLQLDFALNQPLSPLALATVELLDRESPSYALDVLSVIESILDDPRQVLSAQQFKARGEAVAAMKAEGIEYEARMELLDEVTWPKPLAELLESAYEMYRQGHPWVADHQLSPKSVVRDMYERAMTFPEYVQFYGLSRSEGLVLRYLADAYKTLRQTVPEDAKTEELVDLIEWLGELVRQVDSSLIDEWERLRNPSDVAEVAASLDDRPPAVTRNARAFRVLVRNAMFRRVELAALRRWDLLGELDAGDGWNADAWADALGPYFEAYDSIGVGPDARGPALLMIEQGREKWTVRQILDDPDGDHDWGISAEIDLAASDEIGAAAVRITDVGQL
- the trmB gene encoding tRNA (guanosine(46)-N7)-methyltransferase TrmB — translated: MTLTDLPAARIRTFHPRRGRMSDRQRDALERLWPAYGLRIASLDGPCDPAALFGRRAPLVLEIGSGMGDATAAMAAADRDRHYLAVEVHTPGIANLLDLVERHGLDNVRVAEGDALDLVRAMPEGCLDAVHVYFPDPWPKTRHHKRRIIQPAHVALLRSRLAPGGMLHCATDWAEYAEAMRETLTADPELVDVHGGYAPRPEHRPVTKFERRALTAGREVFDLIHRRR
- a CDS encoding class F sortase — encoded protein: MAVVLVLIGVFATGAGLGRTAGPFDFADASTESSGSGGSGAAAAPASAAPARKPASRPVRLSVPAIKVTAPVTPVGQAKDGSVDVPPLTEHNQTGWYDRGAVPGDPGRAIIVGHVDTKSGPAVFYRLRSLKPGARITVTRADRSVVTFKVDSVEYFDKANLPAARVYGDSGPAELRLITCGGEWVGGRTGYQDNVIVFASLAS